The Piliocolobus tephrosceles isolate RC106 chromosome 10, ASM277652v3, whole genome shotgun sequence nucleotide sequence CCTGGGAGGAACTCTCACTCTCACCCCCACTCCTACCCCAGCACACCCTCTTACACCCCGTACCTGATTAGGGTTGCAGTCCCCGCGCCCTCCACTGGCTCTGGTCGCGACTTCCCGTCCCTAGAAGAAGCTTGGGTACTAGAGCCTCAGGCCCCGCCTACAACTTCGGCCTACCCCCTCGGATCCGCCCCCTTGTAGTTGGCAGCGGAAGTCTGGAGCGGCCCCATTCCCAGTTGCCACCCCGACACTGGCTGCCACTCAGTCAAGCCCTTCCCAGACTGCGAGCTAACTGGCGCCGCCGCAACTCCGCCCCCACACAGGGCGGGACAAGCTGAGCCGAAACCACTCCTGCAGCTCCAGCGATTGGTGGAGAAGTTCAAGTAGGCACTTCCTACGAGGGGAGGAGTCCAATTAGTGGACTGGCCAAAGACTGAAACAGCTGATTTTCGAGAACCCGCGCGTGAGCCACGGAACCGAAACTAGCTTGAGGAGCCTGTAGACGCCAAGGGCTCCACGGGAAGGGGTGGGACCGGAAATTCCACGCCTTGGGATAGGAAGAGGAGGGCTGAGGTAATGaaaacaatatatacatatttttttgagacgtggcctcgctctgtcacccaggctggagtgcagtggcgcgacctcggcttactgcagcctcgaccagccgggctcaggtgattctcccgcctcagcctcccaggtagctgggactacaagcgtgcataACTCcgccaggataattttttgtgtttattgtagagacggagtttcgccatgttgcccaggctggtcttgaacccctgacctcaggtgatcctcctgcctcggcctcccaaagtgctgggattacaggcatgagccaccacacttggctaatagCTATTGAGAGTACTGTGATAAGCACTTTAGATTAattgtatcattttaaatttacaggGCAACTCGTTGAAGTTAAAATCATTCTCtcctttagaaatttaaaaactgggccgggcgcggtggctcaagcctgtaatcccagcactttgggaggccgagacagggcggatcacgaggtcaggagatcgagaccattctggctaacacggtgaaaccccgtctctactaaaaaatacaaaaaactagccaggcgaggtggcgggcgcctgtagtcccagctacttgggaggctgaggcaggagaatggcgtaaacccgggaggcggagcttgcactgagctgagatcctgccactgcactccagcccagcgacagagcgagactccgtctcaaaaaaaaaaaaaaaagaaatttaaaaactgatcttAGTTCAAGAAAGAAGTTACCAGTCAGTGATCACTGAGGCTCTAACAAGTGGAGCCTAGATTCAAAACCAAACCCTCTGACTTGAACCCCCAAACATTTACGTTCCTACGTTTTACTGTACAGCCTTCCTCCTGGATAAATCagagtttaaaattttgaagACGTGTATACAGCTTGTCAGCATATTAGATTTATTAGTTCTGTGGTTACCACCTTCTTTTATATCCCAAGACTCCCAGCCCCAGGATCTAAGTCATAACTCTTGATTATGGCCCACTCCCAGTAGGGAGCTGAACTTACTACTTCTGATATGAAAGAAGCCAGGGTAGTTGTTTCTTCCAAGTCACTCACATCTGAGATGGCCCTCAAACCCTCCTCGGTGGTCTCTGGCTGAGAGATGTTTGCGTCTTTCTGATCTTGGTAATACTGGATCAACTGCTGAACCCCAGACCTTAATGCAGGTTTAAGTGCAGCACTGATTGCTAGACCCATAGGTCCCCCGGACATCCCGGCCATGGTCATCAGAAGGTCATATCCCAGATCTATGGCCCCATCTCGGCCTCGTTCCCTGGCCTTGCCCAGGCAGTTTTGAGTAGCATAATACAAAGCTGTGCCCAGGTTGTAGAAGGTTCCCACTCCTGGCAGCAGCTGGATGACATTGTGCACACCTTGCTCCTTCTCATTCTCACAGTCCTCTGTGGGGAGGGAGCGCCGGACCCTTCCTGTGCTTTGCTGCTCCCTGGCTAACAGCTGCAGAGCAGAGGCCAGGGCTTCCACTGACACGTTCCTCTGTGTCCTTCTGCCTGTCTGGAGCCCTCGAAGGTGCTGGATGAGGACCTGTGTAGCATTCACACCACCCTGGCGGTAGAGCTGTAGCTGTAGAGCCCAAACATCAGCCTGGCAACCAGCTTCCTCCAGGGCATTCCTTAGAGCCAGGCTTACCAAGAACTTGGGTAGAGGGGCCATGTGGCTGAAACCAGGCAGTGACTTTGGGTGCAGAAATTGGCAGGACAAGGGGTCTGAGGAGGGTGTCTGGGATTCCAAGGACAAGGGAAGGTGCATCAAGACATTTGTCTGCTTTCCATATGAAGTGGCATCCACAGGGTGCAGCAGGAGGTAGCAAAGTAGCAGCTCAACTGGTATCATGATGAGTCTGAGGCCACACATGTCTGGAGCAGAGTAccctagaaaggggagaaatcCGAAACATACAAACCATTTCCCTAAGGGCTATGGTGAGCCCACAGCTCAGGGGGACACCTCATACATCACCTACCTACAAgcttttgtactttctttttagagacaggatcttgctctgttgcccagactggagtgcagtggtgggatcacaaatcactgctgccttgaacccctgggctcaagggatcctcctgcctcagcctcccaagcagctgggactacaggtgcatgacaccatgcccagctaatttttaaaatttttgtagagatgtggttttgccatcttgcccagcctGATTCTGAactttgggctcaagtgatcctcccacctccgcctcccaaagtgataggcttccaggtgtgagccaccgcacctggccccaagcTTCTGTTCTTTTTAGGTAAAGTCCTAGGAAATAGGAAATGCACCCCAATTGCTTCCACTTGGTTTCCCTCATTTACAGGTCACCAGGGACTTCTGTTTTATTTCCACCCATATATAGGGACCCCAAATTACCACACAGTCCAGTCATTGAGAAGTGAGATTTGGTTGCTCCCCGATCCTGTTCTGCCTAGTTCTCTGTCCCGTGAGGAAAGGAGATATTTGCTTTCCCCTATGATCAGTGAAGGATGTAATCTCTGCAAATATTTGCCCATTTATACTGGCTGCTCAAACCTTGTGCCCTTGTCACACACTCAACATCTATACCTACAGTCCTGTTCTTTGGCATTTCCTGTATGTCCCTGCCACATACAGTAAGCTCATGATAGGAGCCAGGAAAATTCAGAATTAGGAAAGATGAGATGTTTGTGATACtctcatttctcttcattttttttttttttttttttgtaggagacagagtctggctctgtcgcccaggctggagtgtagtggccggatctcagctcactgcaagctccgcctcccgggtttacgccattctcctgcctcagcctcccc carries:
- the APOF gene encoding apolipoprotein F — translated: MTGLCGYSAPDMCGLRLIMIPVELLLCYLLLHPVDATSYGKQTNVLMHLPLSLESQTPSSDPLSCQFLHPKSLPGFSHMAPLPKFLVSLALRNALEEAGCQADVWALQLQLYRQGGVNATQVLIQHLRGLQTGRRTQRNVSVEALASALQLLAREQQSTGRVRRSLPTEDCENEKEQGVHNVIQLLPGVGTFYNLGTALYYATQNCLGKARERGRDGAIDLGYDLLMTMAGMSGGPMGLAISAALKPALRSGVQQLIQYYQDQKDANISQPETTEEGLRAISDVSDLEETTTLASFISEVVSSAPYWEWAIIKSYDLDPGAGSLGI